In Apium graveolens cultivar Ventura chromosome 10, ASM990537v1, whole genome shotgun sequence, the following are encoded in one genomic region:
- the LOC141688791 gene encoding ribosome production factor 2 homolog: MLHIKTPKTGRARRELKKIAPKLVETGKKALILHGTKTSNVINSVLTEIYHLKKDNAVKYTKRNDNIRPFESGGETSLEFYSLKTDCSLFVFGSHSKKRPDNLVIGRTYDHHIYDLVEVGVENFKSMHSFSYDKKFAPLIGSKPFFAFIGEGFENVEELKHIKEVLLDLFHGQVVTNLNLAGLDRVFVCTAVSSSKVFFTLCALRMKKSGTIVPRMELVEVGPSMDLVIRRHRLADESLRKQSMKTAPELKIRKEKNVSRDVIEGKIGKVYIPDQQVGSVPLPNKSKGLKRERREAKMRGEEKTHVDKKSKQQDS, from the exons ATGTTGCATATAAAAACCCCCAAGACTGGAAGAGCCAGAAGAGAGCTAAAAAAAATAGCTCCCAAACTT GTTGAAACCGGAAAGAAAGCTCTAATACTTCACGGCACAAAAACTAGCAATGTAATAAATTCAGTGTTGACTGAGATTTATCATCTGAAAAAGGATAATGCTGTTAAATATACCAAGAGAAATGACAATATTAGACCATTTGAGAGTGGCGGTGAAACTTCTCTGGAGTTTTACTCACTTAAAACTGATTGCAGCCTCTTTGTG TTTGGTTCTCACTCAAAAAAACGGCCTGACAACCTTGTTATAGGCCGCACTTATGACCATCACATATATGATCTTGTTGAAGTTGGGGTTGAAAATTTCAAAAGCATGCATTCATTCTCATACGATAAGAAATTCGCTCCTCTCATTGGATCAAAACCTTTCTTTGCTTTTATTGGGGAAGGATTTGAAAACGTTGAAGAACTAAAGCATATCAAGGAAGTTTTGCTTGATTTGTTCCATGGACAG GTTGTGACAAATCTGAACCTTGCTGGCCTAGACCGTGTTTTTGTGTGTACAGCTGTGTCTTCAAGTAAGGTATTTTTCACTCTTTGTGCACTGCGCATGAAAAAGTCTGGTACCATAGTGCCAAGGATGGAGTTGGTAGAAGTTGGTCCATCCATGGATTTGGTTATTAGAAGACATCGTCTTGCTGATGAAAGCTTAAGGAAGCAATCTATGAAAACTGCTCCCGAATTGAAAATAAGAAAG GAGAAAAATGTTAGTCGTGACGTAATTGAAGGCAAAATTGGAAAAGTTTATATTCCGGATCAACAG GTTGGAAGTGTGCCATTGCCTAACAAATCCAAGGGATTAAAAAGGGAGCGCCGTGAAGCTAAGATGAGAGGTGAGGAGAAAACACACGTCGATAAGAAGTCCAAGCAACAAGATTCTTAA